DNA from Ignavibacteria bacterium:
GACTTAAAATCATTGGTGAGGACAGACCGGGAATGCTCAATGATATTACGAATATTATTTCTCATAATTTCCAGAACACAAACATTAAAAGTGTCGTAATAAATACAAAGGGTTCTATGTTTGAGGGAACTCTTATTTTGACAATTAACAACCTTAAACAACTAAATCAAATAATAGATAAAATTAACAACCAGGAAGGCGTGTTCAGCGTCACAAGGTTTGAAGAATCAATTTAACATTATGCTCAAAACATTTTCACTTACTCTTACTGTTTTTTTACTTTATGCAAGTATTTCAACAGCTTGCGATAAACCCGGAACAACTCAGGGTAATAAATCCATGCAAGATTCATTATCTTCATTAATACTTCCTCAGGAAAAACACTTTGCAAACATAAAGCAGCTTACATTCGGCGGTGAAAATGCCGAAACATATTTTTCCCTCGAAGGAGATAAATTTTCTTTTCAATCAACGCGCGGAGGATATCAGTGCGACCAGATTTTTACGATGAACATTGACGGAAGCAATGTTAAGCAAGTCAGTAACGGCAAAGGCAGAACAACTTGCGCATATTTCTTACCGGGAGGTGACAGGATTTTATTTGCATCAACTCATGAAGGCGGTGATGATTGTCCGCCAAGACCGGATTTTTCAAAAGGCTATGTTTGGGCTTTGTATGATACATATGATATTTATTCTGTTGATACAAACGGAAACAACATGCAAAAGCTAACCGACGTAAAAGGTTATGATGCTGAAGCAACTGTTTCTCCAAAGGGAGATAAAATTGTTTTCACTTCGACAAGAGATGGCGACATCGATATTTATACTATGAACATTGACGGTTCGGGAGTTGTACGTTTGACTGACGAGCCCGGATATGACGGCGGAGCGTTCTTTTCACCCGACGGTTCAAAAATTGTTTACCGTGCTTCACGCCCACAAGAAGGAAAAGAACTTGATGATTACCGCGCTCTTCTGAAACAAGGATTGATTCGTCCGTCAAAGCTTGACATATATGTTATGGATGCCGATGGCAGCAATAAAACACGTGTTACTGATAATGGCGCAGCAAACTTTGCTCCGTTCTTTCATCCGGACGGAAAAAGAATTATTTTTGCGTCTAATATCGCCGACCCGATGAGCAGAAATTTTGATATATATATGATTAATGTTGACGGAACAGGACTTGAAAGGATAACATATTACTATGAGTTCGACGGCTTTCCGATGTTTTCACCTGACGGCAAGAAGCTTGTGTTCTCCTCAAACCGCAATAACAGCCAGCCCGGTGAAACAAATGTTTTTATAGTTGATTGGGTGGAGTAATTTTGGAATTTTATTTTGTGGTCATCCCCGCGCAGGCGGGGATCCCGGTATTGGAAGTAAAAATCATTTTTATTTTAGGCTGGGATTCCCACTTTCGTGGGAATGACTTCACCTCTTAAATTGACAAGTCCACCGTTACAAAGAAATACCTATCTATAAGCTTTTGATTTGAAAAAAGCTTATTTGTCAGAGCATAAACATATTTAAATCTCAACTCCCATTGCAGCCACGGACGGTAATTAAAATTAAATTCAATTAAATCTTTATTAATTCGGTCGCCGTTTAAAAACTGCACCTGATTCGAAGCAATATAAAATCCGTTGTTAATGTTGCCGCCGTAATTCATGACAACATTTCCTGCAGAATCAATTAATCCATCAGCATGTCTTTGGTGTCTGTAAGTTATATTCGCATTTGTTTTGCCGTCGTAATAATAATCTAATCTTACAGCAATTTCATCTGAGTTTGGCTCAAGCAAATGCCCGAGCGGCAAATTCCAGTGTGTATATTGCGACTCATTTTGTTCATGGGTATAAACAAATGGATTCAATCTTGTATATTCTGTTTTTAAAACCAAACCATTCAAAGTAAAAGCGTCATTCCACATAAGTCCTGCCTGATAACCGAATTTATTTGTTATGTCATCCGATTTGAACAATGAGCTCCATTTAAAATCATCAACAAGCAATGATGCCTGAAATGAAATATTTTTCACGGGAATAACTTCAAAATCCAATCCGAGCAGACTATTGTTAACATTATTAGAACGTCCTTGAGAAGCCTTGTTTAACTCAGCTGCAGTTAAGAAACTGATTGGGTTAAAGAATGTAAAGTTGAAAGGAGAGTTTGGAATTATGACACTCTCAAAAAATCCGAGCTTAAACCTGTTTGAAAAATTTATGTTTAATCTATGCGTTGAAATATTTTTTGCATCAAGCTGATGGTCGGGAATGCCCGCTGAATCACCTCGAAGCGACCCGTATGTAAAAGAATACTGAACCGCTTTATATGCCAAATCAAGTTTAAAAAAATCAAAAGCAACAGTATTATTCGATAAAAATAATTTATCTATGTAACCGAAACCCTGACGAAGATTTGTTCTACCGACTGTCAATGCTAACCAGTTTGTCGGAGTTTGATATCTTAAATACCCTTCAAACGGCGTATAATAGTTTTCGTTACGTTCGTTAAATTTCCAGTCAGCATAAATAACAGGATCGGTTAGTGATGCAAAAATTTTTCCTGCTGAATCACCACTAAGCTTTGCGTAGTTGACAGCTTTTAAAAAATATCCGACACTGTTAAATAATGTTCCTCGGGTTTGGAAACCAACCCCCATAAATGTAATGGAATTATCTCCGAGCGAATCTCCGTTTGATTTTCTGAACGAAGTACCGCCCGTTATGTCAAAAAACAAACTCGCATTTGAATCAGCATAAGTATAAATATGATTATATTTATCATTGCTGAACATATCCTCAGCGTGAAAGTCGCTCGTGAGCGAAGCATTTTTTTTCAGATTGTGGTTAATGTCATAATTATATTCAATCAGATAAAAATCCAGAATCTTTTTATCGTTAGTGGAAAGCTGTGATTTCTTTGAGTCAATGACTTTCAGAAAATCCGCGACCTGACCGCGCGAAAGCGGAAGATTTGATGAATTATAATCAGGGATTATTTCTGCAGCCTGCATTCTCTGCAGGAAATCATAAACCTTGTCACCTGCATTTGTGAGTTCGACTTGGGCATTTAATTTGCTGATAAATATGAAGATAAATAGAAGTGGTATTATTTTTCGCATTTGGCAATTTAGCTATAAATTAAGAAAATTAATACTGACACTTTTTTATTATATTTAATTCTTGGGCTATAAATGGTATTTTCGTGTATGGCAAAAAAGATTTTACCTCCATACCGCGTTTTGCTTTACTATAAATACGTAAAAATTGAAAATCCGGAAAAGTTCACCGAAATGCATCTTCGTTTTTGCAAAGCAGCCGGATTGAAGGGGCGTATTATTGTTGCAAGCGAAGGAATCAACGGAACGGTGTCGGGCACTTATGAACAGACCGAAGCATATATTTATGCAATGCGCCAGGACCCCCGTTTTGAAAATATGGATTTCAAAATTGATAATGTTCAGGAAAATGCTTTCAAAAAAATGTTTGTGCGGCACAGAAGCGAGCTTGTAACCTTGAACATTGAAGATGAAATCGATCCGAACAAAATTACCGGCAAGCATATAAAACCTGCCGAGTTTTTAAAGATAATTGAAGAGGAAGATGTTTTAATTGTAGATGCAAGAAATGATTATGAATATGACCTCGGACATTTCAAAAATGCAATACGTCCCGACGGCATAAAAAACTTCAAGCAGTTTCCTCAATGGATAAAAGATAATTTATCGGAATATAAAGATAAAAAAATTCTTGCTTACTGCACAGGTGGCATAAGATGTGAGAAATTCACAGCTTTGCTTTTGCGTGAAGGATTTAAAGACGTATCACAGCTGGAAGGCGGAATTGTCTCATACTCAAAAGACAAAACAGCGCTGGGAAAACATTTTGAGGGCAAGTGTTATGTCTTCGATGAGAGAATTTCTGTTCCCATTAACCAGGTTGAAGAATATGT
Protein-coding regions in this window:
- a CDS encoding capsule assembly Wzi family protein yields the protein MRKIIPLLFIFIFISKLNAQVELTNAGDKVYDFLQRMQAAEIIPDYNSSNLPLSRGQVADFLKVIDSKKSQLSTNDKKILDFYLIEYNYDINHNLKKNASLTSDFHAEDMFSNDKYNHIYTYADSNASLFFDITGGTSFRKSNGDSLGDNSITFMGVGFQTRGTLFNSVGYFLKAVNYAKLSGDSAGKIFASLTDPVIYADWKFNERNENYYTPFEGYLRYQTPTNWLALTVGRTNLRQGFGYIDKLFLSNNTVAFDFFKLDLAYKAVQYSFTYGSLRGDSAGIPDHQLDAKNISTHRLNINFSNRFKLGFFESVIIPNSPFNFTFFNPISFLTAAELNKASQGRSNNVNNSLLGLDFEVIPVKNISFQASLLVDDFKWSSLFKSDDITNKFGYQAGLMWNDAFTLNGLVLKTEYTRLNPFVYTHEQNESQYTHWNLPLGHLLEPNSDEIAVRLDYYYDGKTNANITYRHQRHADGLIDSAGNVVMNYGGNINNGFYIASNQVQFLNGDRINKDLIEFNFNYRPWLQWELRFKYVYALTNKLFSNQKLIDRYFFVTVDLSI
- a CDS encoding rhodanese-related sulfurtransferase, with the protein product MAKKILPPYRVLLYYKYVKIENPEKFTEMHLRFCKAAGLKGRIIVASEGINGTVSGTYEQTEAYIYAMRQDPRFENMDFKIDNVQENAFKKMFVRHRSELVTLNIEDEIDPNKITGKHIKPAEFLKIIEEEDVLIVDARNDYEYDLGHFKNAIRPDGIKNFKQFPQWIKDNLSEYKDKKILAYCTGGIRCEKFTALLLREGFKDVSQLEGGIVSYSKDKTALGKHFEGKCYVFDERISVPINQVEEYVPVGKCYHCGIPTDVYHNCANKDCNVQILFCEECDVKWNRTCSEECKEIAINNEQLAMSNE